The Amphiura filiformis chromosome 6, Afil_fr2py, whole genome shotgun sequence genome segment GTTTGAGATTCGAGTGGATAACATCTTGGTAAACCTCATCGAGAGAATGTACTGACGAGAAAAACCAAATGTTCCATATAAATGGTACATAGTCTACTCGCATAGTTGCTCTATGCATATTCAACCTATTATGGAGTTTCTTATGAAAGATGTCCGGATTCCAGAACTTAGGCCTCTGGTCAATCCTTTGGGATAAGGCTATAATGGCCCAAATCAGAAATAATAATGAGATGGTTCGTGCTTGTCGTCAGAGTGCCCCTACAACGATCTCACTCAAAGACTGACTTCAGTGTCCCAAGATAATCAGGACGAGTTTCACAATCATCAACAAGATGGGAAGACCAAGTGAGGCTAGTCAAGATTTAGGAATGCTCAGAAGGTTGAAAGTCTAGCGCTAGGCAGACCGTACTGGAGTATGACTCGGAGGAGAGCGAAGGGCAACGTAGGTCAACCGGGTAGGTCCAGAGGAGCTTGTAATATTATGAAGAATGTTGTTCTGTTGTCGTCGTCGCCGTAAATTTAAAGACAACTTTACATATCTGTCCTACTTAATGTCGTGATCTCTCGAGAATATATGATTATATATATCGTAAAACCAAGGACACGCCATCGCCCAGTTTATATTTAAGATGGGTCCTACAATTCTTGCTCAAATTTAGGTACAGGATGGACAGACGACCGCTTTGTCTTTGAACTCGATGAGCCAGGAGATAAACTTCCGGGTCAAACGAGGAAATTTGTGGCCTACTTCTCTGAAATCATGACACTCGATGTACAGGCAGATGGCGCTTACTTCAGTCCAGCAGCAGGGGGACAATTTACTGGTGTAATGCAGGTAAGCATAATCTTCTAAGTAACATTAACGCAGTATCTTCAAACAGTATGCTTcggctatatttataaatgcgtatttataaatacgcacgtgacccatgggcacgacataggTATACCAAAACCAGCTGGCGTGACCAATTCCTCATGCCATTATCCACTGTACAGAAAAGGATAAGAActttgtagataaatatcatcgaATTTAACTATTTATTGAATAGTAAAATTCTTACACATGaggaattccgaatttgtaatgttattaaaaacaacactttgaaagtatttgccgacgaaAACGTTTACAatttaatcacaaagttgaacaaaatagataattttgctgcacagtagtctcgtgttgtcCGCCTCCCGACTTTGCATTCTAATGTACAGCAAGACCACCCGCTTTGTAGAAATTagggtcacttcgagacttactgtctacaagctgttatggcagcgcggaggtggtcacgtgcgtatttataaatacgtaattTGTAAATATAAGGTAGTCGACGCATACTGTCAAACGTAAAACATATCAAACACAGAACCATAATCGGTGTATCCCACGATGTGTTGTCACTTAATAAACTCATTAACCTTTTGAAAAGAGCTTGGACAATTTTATTGTTGTCAATCATCTGCTTGCATAAAACAATACGATTTTTGTCAGCCGActaaaacaatcaatcaatcaatcaaattatgTTTAACAAtaactagtacatgtataatatacattgtatatgtatAATTGTAGTATCAGTGTTTAATTGTAACAATAATAATCTCAATTATGTGTTACTTTTAGCTCGCCTATGTAGGCAGTACACCTCGTGGAGATCTTTCAGCCGCAGATTATATGGACCAATACGCTGGCGTGTACAGTTATAGCCCAAAAACGAGCTACTGTGTCCAAGACGATTACGGTTACATTAACTTTGAATGGAATAAGAAATCGGCTAATATGGCAGGAGGGTGGAATCCTGCGCAGAACCTGTTAATGACAGTAATGCCGCATCAGGTAAGATCCCGTGAGGAAACAGACCGTGTGTCCGGAGGGTCATTATTAATCCGAAAAATGTTTGACCAATTTTTATCAATTTAAGCTTAATTTCTTATGTTTTGAGGGGATTTTCTCATATGTGAATTCGCCCCTGGCATACCTTATAGTAAAACATTAGCCAAATAGCTTTTACATTTTCCATTAATCTGAGATCCTGCTCCATTAAAAATACAGGTATCATGCAATGGGATCTTGAAACCGTTTATATTACTATTGCGTGACCTTGACAATGCCTGAGCAGGTCGGAATTAATACCGAGTTTAATATTAACCAACATCAATTTACTCTTCACATATTCATATTATGCTTCTTAAATATCCATTCTTTTTAATTCATTACAATTTTTCAATCACTTTGATACTTAAGGACGTTTTACTTCAACCATCCGGTACACTTATCAACACGCCATTCGGATTTCATGGTTTCGTTGGAGACTCTTGGCTACTGGAAGAAGATCTTCCACCAGCAACAATGCTTCCCGACTCTAAAGCGGTTAACGACATCCAAGCTGATCCTAGTAAACTGCAGGTAAGAGACTATTAGAACTTCGCACGGTAAGAATCTATTCCAACAGCGACAGTGCTCCCAAGACATCTAACCATATCCCGATTACTGCGTTGTAGGTCTTGAGACCTGTTCTCAGTCTCGAGACACGTTTTTGCAGTCTCAGTCTCGAGACCTTATCTCGGTCTTGGACCTCAAAGTCTCGGTATTTAGCCTTGACAACTGATACCGAAAATACTTTCTCTCAAAATTGTCTGCATTGTATGATATGATTTGACATTGACAATGTGTCGAAAAGAGTTTTTCCCCTTTTGCACTACAAAAACGGGGCAGGCGatttttgagaattcaccccgcgGGTACATATAATTAATGGACAGGGCGGTTAATAGTAACTATGGTAGTCATCAGTATGTGCAAATCAAGACGATATCATTAATCTTTCATTTTCTACATTTATTTTCTTTGCATAACATAGGACATTCTAGATGGTTTAGACAAGGATGAATCCCAACAGAATTTAGATGATATCTGTGTGTACAGCAATAGTTACGGCGTCGGAAAAGAGATTGCTATGGTTGCTAGAGCTGCCTCCATATCTCGAGCAATTAATTAACATTTGGCCTAATTAATGGACAGGACGGTTAATAGTAACTATGGTGTTCATCAGTATGTGCAAATCAAGACGATATCATTAATCTTTCATTTTCTACATTTATTTTCTTTGCATAACATAGGACATTCTAGATGGTTTAGACAAGGATGAATCCCAACAGAATTTAGATGATATCTGTGTGTACAGCAATAGTTACGGCGTCGGAAAAGAGATTGCTATGGTTGCTAGAGCTGCCTCCATATCTCGAGCAATTAATTAACATTTGGCCTAATTAATGGACAGGACGGTTAATAGTAACTATGGTGTTCATCAGTATGTGCAAGTCAAGACGATATCATTAATCTTTCATTTTCTACATTTATTTTCTTTGCATAACATAGGACATTCTAGATGGTTTAGACAAGGATGAATCCCAACAGAATTTAGATGATATCTGTGTGTACAGCAATAGTTACGGCGTCGGCAAAGAGATTGCTATGGTTGCTAGAGCTGCCTCCATATCTCGAGCAATTAATTAACATTTGGCCTAATTAATGGACAGGACGGTTAATAGTAACTATGGTATTCATCAGTATGTGCAAATCAAGACGATATCATTAATCTTTCATTGTCTACATTTATTTTCTTTGCATAACATAGGACATTCTAGATGGTTTAGACAAGGATGAATCCCAACAGAATTTAGATGATATCTGTGTGTACAGCAATAGTTACGGCGTCGGCAAAGAGATTGCTATGGTTGCCAGAGCTGCCTCCATATCTCGAGCATTTGGGACAAATCACTACAAGACACTTGACACCTCTCTTGAGAGATGCCTTGATCTTTGGCTCAATATCAAAAGCGGTTTAGGAGTAGAGAACCAATTTGAGTAAGTTATGGGAATCCTAAAATGGtggttcaattttaatgtaatgtCAATTGCGAAATTTGAAATTCATGAatatataatgttattttaataaacagTCAATTACGGATGTTAATGCGGTTAATCAAATGACACAACTAGTCAAGGATAATAGTGATTCAATCAATGAGAGAAAGCACACTTATCGACTGACGGATGATTTATTTTTCTAGTTACGATACAGTGTGGGGCGGTAT includes the following:
- the LOC140154510 gene encoding uncharacterized protein, which gives rise to MTRRRAKGNVGQPGTGWTDDRFVFELDEPGDKLPGQTRKFVAYFSEIMTLDVQADGAYFSPAAGGQFTGVMQLAYVGSTPRGDLSAADYMDQYAGVYSYSPKTSYCVQDDYGYINFEWNKKSANMAGGWNPAQNLLMTVMPHQDVLLQPSGTLINTPFGFHGFVGDSWLLEEDLPPATMLPDSKAVNDIQADPSKLQDILDGLDKDESQQNLDDICVYSNSYGVGKEIAMDILDGLDKDESQQNLDDICVYSNSYGVGKEIAMDILDGLDKDESQQNLDDICVYSNSYGVGKEIAMDILDGLDKDESQQNLDDICVYSNSYGVGKEIAMVARAASISRAFGTNHYKTLDTSLERCLDLWLNIKSGLGVENQFDYDTVWGGMFISGAKEGEPLDPHANFGFGLYSDHHFHLGYFLYAMGYYAYYYPAWVSAGDTRQRIYAIARDVGNPSTRDAYFPTVRQKDWFMGMSWATGVIGGARQAESSTEAIACYHGLAALGWALGDVTMTQIGQITLATEIRSVRHYWHVRSYNRDIFPQYIQDYGCIGQFAEDAIFYYTLNWPCDPFEFPMRHACLVGIQIIPITSIAYLYMDQEWAASVKNICEWANDPWSAPGADLIDQSILKPVNVGWGAFCHAAMAMYDSSTQTRAAEFVKGLQSYELVGGTGSASTLLFIYGQT